The window CTGCATCCAGGCGCTGATCTCCAGCAAGGGCTACCCGAACGTTACTACCCGGCCTTGGGCCCTGATTCGGAATCTTGGACACGGGCTATGCGGCCTGGGCCAAGGTAGTCGATGTTGTGCGGAGTGTTATCTCGTAGGCGATGGGGCTGCGTTGTCCGAGGCGGGAGTGGCGGCGTCGGGTGAGCAGACAGAGCAGCCCCGGCGGCTGGACGAGGGAAGCCGGCGGAGTTGTGTGCGGTGGCGTGCCACGGGCGGTCACCGTGCGGACTGACCAGAGCGCCGGTTCAGACGTCGGCCTCCGGCTCGCAGGGCCCATCTGTTCGGCTCTCTCGCTGCCTGTGGCCTTGTCGGTCCTGTGCGCGGCGCAGTGACGTGTCGCATGGCTCTGCAGTGCACGGTGTTCCCGCCCGTGGCGCGCGGGAACACCGTGTGTGCGAGGGCTGTCAGCAGACCGGGAGTGCTCCCCGTTTCGGGGGTGCGCCCGATCTCCCGGGGCGCTCCCGTCGCGCGTACGGCGGTTCAGCGGCCGACGGCGCAGGCGTCCCCGTTGAGGGTGAACCGTGGCGGTGGTGAGGCGTCGCCGGTGTGCTCGGCGAGATAGCCGAGGGTGACGCTCGCGCCTGCGGCGATCGTGGCGTTGTGCCCGGCGTCGGCAGCCGCGATCGTGTTGCTGCCCTGGACCAGGTCGGTGTTCCAGTCGGAGACGACGGTCTGCCCGAGGGCCAGCGGGAACTCGAGCGTCCAGCCGTTCACCGGGGCGCCGCCCGTGTTGGTGAGGGTGAGGTCGACCGTCGTGCCGGTGCCCCAGGCGCGTACAGTCCGCTCAACCCGGCAGGTCGGCTCCTCCCGCGCGAACGACACCCTGTGCAGGCCGCCCGGCAGGTCGTTGACCACGTAGAACTCGCCCTCCGCCGTCGTTCCGATCGACGTCACCTGGGTGGGCATCTCCCCGATCTCGGCCTGTTCGTAGCCGCCCGTGCCGTCGGGGCGCAGCGCCCATACGGTGGAGGAGCAGTAGTCGGTGGCGATGTACGTGCCGCCCACCAGACCGGCGTACTCCCGGCCGCGATACACATGACCCCCGATGACCGAGCAGCCACCGGTGTACGGGGAGTAGGTGAAGACCGGCTCGGTGTACTCCTCACCGGGAGGACAGGTGCCGCCGGCGAACCTCTCCAGTCCCTCGTAACAGGACCAGCCGAGGTTCGCGCCCCCTCGGCCGGGTGCAAGGTGGTCGACCTCCTCCCACCGGCCCTGGCCGACGTCGCCGATCCACAGCGAGCCGTCGGCGCTGTCGAAGGAGAACCGCCACGGGTTGCGCAGGCCGTACAGCCAGATCTCCGCACGGGCGCCGGGGGTGTCCACGAAGGGGTTGTCGTCGGGGACGCAGTAGAGGAGAGGTCCGCAGGCGCGGCTGACGTCGATCCGCAGGATCTTGCCCAGCAGGGTGTCCAGCCGCTGCCCGGCGCGCAGAGGGTCCGCGGAGCCTCCGCCGTCACCGATGCTCCAGTACAGGTTGCCGTCTGGGCCGAACGCGAGCTGGCCGCCGTTGTGGTTGCTGAACTCGGCGTGCTCCTGGGCGAGCAGGACCTCCAGGCGCTTGTCGTCGAGGCGGTAGCGGGCGAGCGTGACGGCTCCGGCAGGCGGTGCCGTGTACGCCAGGTACACCTCCTGGCTGTCGGCGAAGTCGGGTGCGAGGGCGATGCCGAGCAGCCCGCGTTCGTTGCCCGATTCGTCGACCGACGCGGTGATGTCCAGCAGCGGCGTGCGCTCCAGGCCGGTGTCCGGGTGGTAGACGCGGACGGTGCCGGACTTCTCGGTGATGAACAGCCGGCCCGAGCCGTCGTCCGGGGCGACGAGCGCGGTGGGCCTGCGCAGTCCGGAAGCGACCTGGGTCGTGGTGGCGCTGAGCGAGGGCAGGGGTGCGGCCGGTGCGGCCTCCCGCGCTCCCGTCCGGTGCGCAGGTGTGTGCGTCGAGGTGGGGGGACCCGCTGCGTGGTCGGGGGCCGCGGTGGCGGGCAGGGCGGTGAGAGCGGTCAGCAGGAGGGCCAGCAGAACTGGCCCGGGCCAGCGGCGTGGGGACATGTCGGCTCCAGGGACGAGGTCGCTTGCGCGGCGGTGGTGCTGGTGCGGCGTGGCGGCTGCGCGGCCGGACCGCGGCCGGCGCGACCGGTCCGTGGGCCGACGGACGCCGTCCCGCCGGACGGTGTGCCGTGTCCGGCGGGACGCTCCGCCGACCCGCCGGGTCAGCGGAAGTTCACGTCACTGCACAGGAAGTAGGTCTGGTCCATGTGCGACGCCTGCCAGATCGTGTAGACGACATGGCGACCGCTGTAGCCGGACGTGCTCACGGGGATCGAGTAGTTCTGGCTGGGCGCGTACCGGCCGGTGCGTGCCACCAGCTGCAGGTCGTTCCAGGTCAAGGGCTGAGTGGTGGGATCGAAGCCCTGCCGGGTGACGTAGACCAGGAAGTAGTCGGCGCCGTGGCTGGCCTGGTCGTACAGATTGACGCTGAAGTTGGCGTTGATGTCCGTGGTCTTCCACGGGCCCACGGCGTCGAGCGCGTTGTAGCGGCCGCCCTCGGTCCGCCCTCCGCTGCACAACTGGCCGTTCGGGACGGCGGCCTGGAAGTTACCGCCGGAGCCGTTGCGGTAAAGGCCGTTCCAGTTCCACATGCCGTTGGGGTCGGCTTGCCAGGCCTGCCAGCACATAGGGTCCTGCTGGGCCATGGCGGGGTTCTGGAAGTCACTGCCCCAGCGCAGCCAGCAGCCGTAGTTGCGGGAGGCCGGGTCGATGACCGAGCCGTGGGCGACGGCCGTTCCGCTCCAGGGAATGACGCTGAGCAGCGCGGCGACGAAGGCGGTCAGAACGAGCGTCAGTCGGCTCCGCATGCGTGGGGCATGCGCATGACAATCCATGATTCTCTTCTCCTCGGTGGGGGGAATGTCTGATTCCGGTGCGGGTGTCGACGAGATGGGAGCGCTCCCGCGCCTCCAGGCTGCGCGTCTCGAAACGGAGCGGCAACGTTTGTTTGCGCCACTTTGGATCCGTGCGGCGCGATCGTGACTCTCGGGCGAGGCTTGTTTGAAACGTTCCGATTCGAACGGAGGGTCGATTCGCTGAGGGGGTTGCGTCGTGGCACGCCCCTCCTCTAACTCCCTGAGCTACGCAAGCGTGCGGTCCGTGTGGTCGCCGAGGTGCGGTCGGACCACGCCACCGAGCGGGCCGCGATGAATGCGGCCACGAGCAAGCTGGGGATCGGTTCGCCCGAAGTGCTGCGCTCGTGGGTCCGCCTGGACCAGGTCGACAGCGGAACTCGGCCAGGGACGAGACGGCGCGAACCGGTGGAACGACGCTGTCGCGTCCTTCTGCAGTGCGGACTGCGACGTCGAGGAACAGGCGCCGCTCTGTGTCCAGGTTGGCCGACGGAGATCATCGATTTGCTGGTGGGCCTGTTCATCCGGCTCGTACTGTGGGTCCGCCGAGTAGGGGAGGCGCTCTCGAAGCGGGCGGGGTAACCGTGCGAGGCAGTCAGGGTGAAGCTCGCCCATTACTGGGTTGCTATCGAGAAGGCGAGGGAGGCGACTGCTGTCGCCCCAGCACGCTACGAGTACCGGTACACGCTCATCGATGTCGCCTCCTACAAGACCGGCCCGCAGGATGGCAGAGTCCGCGATACCGCGCCGCCGGGAGGCAACGGCTGTCAGGGCACGGCTGCGGTGGTCTATCTCGGCGAAGACATTCCACTGCGATCTCTGCCGTACGACTTCATCGCCAACCGTGGCGGGAGCGTGTGGAATGCGGGGCATGAGTCACGCGTCCCTGCCCCCCCCATAGCGGGGTGACTGGACGGAGGAGTCCACCCCAGCAGCCAATTGGGCACTACCTCCAAGCCCGGTCCTCAGGACCGGGTCAAGTTGACTGTCTCGTGGTGTTCGGCCAGTTGGAGAACGCGGCGGTCAGCGGAGCCACCTGGTCCAGGAAACGGTGCACGGCCTCGGGGTCGGCCGGGGGTGCGTAGCGCACCGCCCGGTTCACGCCGATGTCCCGCAACTCTGCCAGGTGCGCGGGCTCCGGCTCGGCCCCGAAGACGGTCACCGGCACGTCATCGGCGCGTCCGTCCGCGCGTCCCGCGGCACGCAACTTCGCGATGCGCGCGGCCAGTTCGGCTACGGGCATGCCGGCGTGCGGCATCCACTCGTCCCCGAAGTCGAGCACCCGGCTCGCCACAAAGGGAAGGGAACCGCCCACCAGTACCGGCGGGCCGGACGGCCGGTGGGGCTTGGGCCAGGACCACAGGGGTCCGAAGCGCACGTGCTCGCCGTGGAACTCGGCGACGTCGTGCCCCCAGATCCAGCGCATCGCCTTCACCCGCTCGGCCGTGACACTCCAGCGGCGCCCCGGATCGGTGCCGTGTTGGGCGATCTCCTCGCTGATCCATCCGGCGCCCACCCCGAACAGCACACGTCCGCCCGACAGGGCGTCCAGGCTGGCCACCGCTTTGGCGGTGACGATCGGGTCGCGCTGGGGCACCAGACAGATGCCGGTGCCCACCAGCAGGGACCGGGTGGCGGCCGCGGCATAGGTGAGAGCGACGAACAGATCGTGGGTGTGGGAGAAGTGCGCGGGCAGTTCCCCCACCTCGGCGCGCGTGCGTTCGGTGGCGGGCATGTGGGTGTGCTCGGGAAGGAACAGCGACTCGAAGCCGCGGTCCTCGACCGCACGGGCGAGTTCGTCGGGGCGGACGGCGAAGTCCGCGGGGAACATGGCAATACCTAGTTTCATGTCTTCCGTCATCGGTAGCAGGCGACGCGCGCTCTTCCGGAGGTCGCGCAGGGCCGTCCTGCGCCGTCTTGGGCTGCCGACTATCTCCTTGCCTCTTCGGCGAGCAGCCTGCGCAGCATCCGTATGCTCCCGGTCATGAGATTTCTACGGCGGCGTGGCCGAAGCGACGCCCAACGAATGACGGGGACGCCTGTGGCGGAGGCCAAAGCCCTTTACGAAGCCGGGCGTTACGCCGAGGCGGAGGCCGAATCCCGTGCCGTGGCCCGATCGCGGCCGCGCGACGACGAGTACGCAGCTGTGGCGCTGAACATCGCCGCGCTCGCGACGGGCGCCCAAGGCCGTCACGCCGAGGCACTCGCCACCTACGACGAAGCGCTGCCTGCCTTCAGCAGGATATTTGGAGCCGATCACTGGTTGACCCTGAAGCTGCGCTCGGACCGCGCCCAGCAGATGACCTCGCTCGGTCAGCACGCCGAGTGCGAGGCAGAATGTGCGGCCGTCGCCGAGGCCGCGGGCCGCGGTACCGGCCCGGAAATGTCACTCCTGGCAGCGGCCGCCCGCAATGGGCTGGTATTCGCCCTCAATGCGCAGGGGCGCCACCAGGAGGCTGAAGCACTCGCCCGCGAGGCCCTGGCCGCCCGTCGCGTACGTGACCGGGCGTCCCTCGTCCTGCGACTCGGCCTGGCTCGCAGCCTCAACGGCCAGGCTCGCCACGAAGAGGCCCTCATCGAGGCGCAGGGGGCCGACAAGCTGTACCGCGCTCTGCCCGATTACCAGCGCCATCCAGATACAGGCGCCGTCGAACTGGCCTTTGCTACTGCCCTGTTGGGGTTGCGGCGCGCTCCCGATGCCCGTCGCCAGGCTGCAGCCGCTCATGATGCCTGCCTGGCCTCCTTCGGCCCGGACCACCGCCGCACCGTTGAAGCCCGAACGCTGCTCGAGCACATCGACGGCACTCGACCGTAAGAGCAGCGCCCCCGCTCGGGGCGAATCGCAGGCGCTCCCTGGGCAGCTCATCCAGCTATCGCAACGCGCCGGGCAAAGGGGTCATCTCATTCGGTGACGTGGCCACGAACACGATCGCGGTCCAGCACTTCCCGGGCACCGTTCCGGCGTCGGCCACCACCCTGCGGGCGAGTCGGCGCCTCCAGCACCACCCACTGAACTCATCATCCGGTCGGGGCTGTGCCGTGGACCGGCTGGGCTTTGCGGGGTTCCATGTCATCGCCGAGGGCGTCTGCTGGCTGCGGACCGCCGAGGCGCCACCGGTGCAGCTGGTGTCCGGGGACGTGGTGCTGTTGCCGCGCGGCACGCCGCACCGGCTGCTCGGGGCCCCCGACGAAGAGGCCCTCCCGTACGCGGAGTTGGAGGCCGCTCACCCGCCGGGCGGGGAGGGCGTGGTCGACCTCGGCGGGGCCGGGCCCGTCGTGCGGTGGTGTGCGGCAAGTTCCAACTACGCCGGCAATACCGACGGGCATCCGGTGCTGTCGGCGCTGCCGGAGGTCATCCATGTGCCCGGCATGAGTGCCGACCCCCGGTTACAGGATGTCTTCCGGATCCTCGCCACCGAGACGGCGGGCGGGCAGCCCGGCTCCCGGGCAGTAACCACCCGTCTGACCGAGGTGCTCTTCGTGCTCGCGATCCGCGCCTGGATCGAACGGGCCGACACCGCCACCGAGACGGGACCGTCCTGGCTGACCGCCCTGCGCGACCCGCGCATCGGAACCGCCCTGTCATTGATGCACGAAGAGCCGCACCGCGACTGGACGGTGGAGAGCCTGGCCCGCGCCGTCACGATGTCCCGCCCGGCTTTCGCTCGCCAGTTCAAGGAGGTGGTGGGCCACACCCCCTGGCCTACCGCTCTCGCGTGCGGATCGACCTGGCCGCCCGCCTCCTGCGCGACACCGACAATCCGGTCGGCGACATCGCGCAAGCCGTCGGATATCGGTCCGAGTTCGCCTTCTCGCGGGCGTTCTCCCGGGAACAGGGCATCGCGCCCGGCCACGACCGTCGTACGGCATCAGTGCCGTCCTGATCAGCCGCTTGCTGAAGCTTCGCCTCGGTCGGCAGGGTGCGGCGGTACGGCGCGGTTGTTGAGGTCCACCGAGAGGAAGATGTCGTTCGCGACGGGGTTGCGGATCTCCTCGGCGAGCTGACCGATGAGTCCGGCCGTGCGGGCGAGCAGGGCGAAGGCGCGCAGTAGTTCCAGCGGGAGGCCGAGGTCGGCGAGCGCGGCGCCGCAGACGCCGGCGCCGTTCAGCGGCAGTGTTTTGCCCAGAACGTGAGGGTGGATTCGGCCGATGGCTGCGAAGAGCGACAGGTGCGGACCGACCAGCTCTTCCTCGGCGGCGATGTGGAACAGCCGCGGTGTGCGGGGGTCGCCCTTTTTGTGTACGTGGTGCCCGAGACCGGGGATCACCCTGCCCTCCGCTCGTGCCGAGCGCACGGAGGCGAGGGCGAGTTCGTCCCAGCCTGCCTCGTCGGTCGGGGGGCCACCCCGAGCTGTCGACAGGGCGTCGTGGAGGAACCTGCCGCAGTCCTCGGTCACGCCGAGGAAGCGTGAGCCGCCGCCCAGGAGCCCGGCGGCGAGGGCGCCCTGGACCGAGTCGGGCGCCGACAGGTACGTCAGCCTGGTCGTGATCGCGGTCGGGGTGAAGCCGTGGTCGGCCAGAGCGGCGAGCACGGCCTCGAACACCCGTGTCTCCCCGGGGGTGGGTCGGCGCTGTGCGGCGAGCCAGAACGCCAGCTCGCCGAAGCCCACCTCGCCCATCACATCGGCCGCGAGGTCCTGGCCGAGCAGGGTGATCTTGTCCAGGGAGGACGCACCGAGGGCGGTCGGGTACTCAGGCATGGTCGTCCCCCAGCAAGTCCTGCAGCCACTTGCGCAGTTCGGTCCCGTGCTCGTCCAACTCGGGCGGGGGCAGGCGGTAGGCGGCGGGCGTCTCGGAGAAGCGGATCGGGTGCCGTGTCGTGGGTACGGCCCGGTCTCCCTCGCCGACCTCGACGACCGGGTCGAGTCCGAAGCGTTCGGCCATCGCGAATCCGCCGTCGATGGTGTTGATCGGCCCGCAGGGGACCCCGGCGTCGACGAGCAGCTCGAACCACTCCAGGGCGGTCCTCGTCTTCAGCCGTTCGAGCAGGAGGGGCCGGAGTTCCTCCCGTCGCTCGGTGCGGTCGGCGTTGTGCCGGAAGCGGGGATCGTCGGCGGTCTCGGGGATCCCGAGTACTTCGCACAGCTTGCGGAACTGCCCGTCGTTGGCCGCGGTGACGATCAGGTCCTGGTCGGCCGTCGGCAACGGTTCGTAGGGGAAGACGCTGGGATGCGCGTTGCCCATCCGATAGGGCACGGTGTCGCCGGCGACGTAGGAGGAGCTGTGGTTGACCAGCCCGGTCAGCGCCGACGACAGCAAATTCACCTCGACGAGCTGGCCCCGGCCGGTCGCGTCGCGGTGGCGGAGGGCGGCGAGGATACCGATGGTGGCGTGGTTGCCCGCCATCACGTCGAAGACCGAGATCCCCGCCCGGTACGGCGGCCCGTCCGGATCACCGGTCAGACTCATCAGCCCGGAGATCGCCTGCACCATCAGGTCGTAGCCGGGTACGTTCCGGCCGGGTCCGGCTCCGAAACCGCTGATCGACGCGTACACCACGCCCGGGTTTCCGGCGCTCACCGAGGCGTGGTCGAGGCCGTACCGTGCCAGTCCGCCCGGCTTGAAGTTCTCGATCACCACGTCGGCGCGCCGGGCGAGCTCCCTCGCGAGCCGCGCGTCCGCCTCGTCGCGGAAGTCGAGCGCGAGCGACCGCTTCCCGCGGTTGATCCCCAGGTAGTAGGTCGACACACCGTCGCGCGCCGGCGGCGTCCACGTGCGGGTGTCGTCCCCTTGAGGACCCTCGACCTTCACCACGTCGGCCCCGAGATCGGCGAGCAACATCGTCGCGTACGGACCGGCGAGGATGCGGGAGAAGTCCGCCACCAGCAGCCCGTCGAGCGGTCCGCGTGAGCCGCCTGAACCGCTGCTCATGGGCTACGCCCCCTCGTTCTGCACGGCGACGCCTTCGCCGCGGTACTCGCTGTAGGTGTACGGGTTGGAGATCACCTCGGTTGTCGGGATCTCCGGCTCCACGGCCTCCCGCCACGCGTCCTCGCCCATGGTGGTCCGCGCGTAGTCCACGGTCGCGGCGACGGCGGTGCGGGCCCGCTCCAGGTCGACGCCGACCAGTTCGTGCGCGTACTTCACCACGGTTCCGTTGACCAGCACGGTGTGCACGTCGGCGCGGGTGGCCTGGTAGACCACGTGCCCGTAGGGGTGCAGGATCGGGTACATCGCCGGGGACCGGTCGTTCTTGAGCAGGACGAGGTCGGCCTTCTTGCCCGGCGTCAACGAGCCGATGGTGTCGCTGAGACCGAGCACTCCGGCGCCGCCGATCGTGGCCCACTCCACGACGTCCCGGGCCCGCAGGCTGTGGTGCACCACCGTCTCCCCGGCCGCGTGGGCCGCCATGTGCTCGCGCGTGCGGTCGGCCGACAGGGTGGCGCGCATCGCCGAGAACAGATCGGCGCTGAACCACACGCTGGTGTCCATCGACAGCGACACGGGGATGCCGTGGCGCCTCAGCCGCCAGGTGGGAGGGTAGCCCTGGCCGGCGTTGTGCTCGCTCTCCGCCGACACCGAGACCGTGCCGCCCGAGGCGGCGATCCGGTGGTACGAGTCCTCGCTGAGCGTCGCGGAATGTACGTACGTGACGTCCGGCGTCATGAACCCGTGGTCCCACATCAGACGTATGCCGTTGTCGTTCGTCGCGCCCCACACACCCGCGTGGGTGGTGACCGGCAACCCGAGCTCGCGGGCCGCCTCGAACGCCGCCTTCTCGGGGAAGGCGGCGTCACCGGTGACGTCGAAGGCGAGCTGCAGGCCCAGCATGTCGTCCCGCCCGGAGAAGTGGCGGTCGACGAAGGACCGGAACTCCTTCGAGCGGGCCCACTCCCAGGGAGCGCCGAGCAGGTTGCCGTAGGCCAGCACGAAGCGGCCCGGCACCGCGCGCAGCGATTCGACGGCCGCGTCCCCGTGCTCGGGCGTCTGCAGCCCGTGCGACCAGTCCACCGTGGTGGTCACACCCGCGTCGAGCGCCTCGATGCCGGACAGCAGGTTGCCGGCGTGGATGTCCTCGGGACGGAAGATCTTGCCCCAGGTGAGGTAGTAGAAGACGAAGTACTGCGACAGGGTCCAGTCGGCGCCGAGTCCGCGCAGCGCGGTCTGCCACATGTGCCGGTGGGTGTCGACCATGCCGGGCATGAGGATGCCGCCGGCGCAGTCCACCACCACGGCGTCGTCGGGTGCCTGAAGGTCCCTTCCGACCTGCTCGATCCGTTCGCCGCGGACCAGCACGTCGCCGCGGTCGAGCAGGCCGATCGCGGGGTCCATGGACAGGACGGTCGCGTTGCGGAACAGGACGGGACGTCCGAAGGCGAAGTCCTCGCTGCGTGGTTGTTCGATCGTCACGTGGTCACCTCGTTGTGGAGTCTGTGGTCCGGGACCGCAGAACACGGGAGCGGGCGGTCAGTGGTACGGCCGCGGCGGCCAGGCCGAGGGCCAGTGCCGCGCATCCCCATGCGTAGCCGTCGAGTTCCGTCAGCCCGCGGGCGTGGTCGAGTGACCAGGCGCCGGGGCCGGTGAAGGCGAGGACCGCTGCCACCGCGCCGTAGGAGAAGGGCACTTCGCAGCCGCCCTTCTGGGCCCAGAAGCCGTTCGGCGCGGTCGCCGCCGCCGCGACCGCCATGGTGCCGACGATCACCGCGCAGCCGCCGGGAGTCAGCAGCCCGGCAGCGACCGAGACCGCTCCGGCGAGTTCGGCCGCCCCGGCGACGAGCACCATCCGCCGGCCGGGCACGAAGCCCCACTGGTCGAAGACGGCGGCGGTCCCGGCCCGCCCGGCACCGCCGAACCAGCCGAACAGTTTCTGGGTGCCGTGGCCGAACAGCAGCGCGGCGAGCAGCAGCCGCAGCAGGAGCAGCCCGAGATTCACGGCTGCGGCTCGTCCGTCGTCCGGGGCTGCAGCACGAAATCGAACTCGGCGCGCAGGTACGGCTCGTCGATGGTGCCGCCGTCAGGGGAGGGGCCTGCCGGTTCCTCGGTAAAGCGCACGATCAGCTCGTCCTTCGTGCCGAACACGACATCGGTGTCGAGGAATTCGGAACCCTCCCGGAACAGATGGGTGATGAGCTTCTCGTGGCCGGGGTGGTCGATCAGGAAGTGGATGTGCGCGGGACGGAAGTGGCTGATGTCGGTCCTGCCGATCAGGTCACCGACCGGACCGTCCATCGGAATCGCGTAGCCGCGTGGCGCGATGGTGCGCACGCAGTACGTGCCGTCCGCCCGCGTCCGGTACAGCGCGCGCAGCCGGGCCTCGTCGATGTCCGGCAGCTGCGCCTCGTAGGCGCCGTCGGTGTCGGCCTGCCATACGTCCAGGACGATGTCGGGCAGAGGCGTGCCGTCGAGGTCGAGGACCCGGCCGATGATGAACAGCGGCGTGCCCGGAATGCCGTCCGACATGTCGGCTCCGAAACCGGCCGTCGGAGAGCCGTCGATGTGGAACGGACCGAGCACCGTCGCCGGAGTGGCGTCCGCCGAGAAGTGATGGTTCAGCTGGACGACGAGCGTGCTCAGACCCAGGACGTCGGAGGCGAGGATGAACTCCTGACGCTTGTCGTCACTGATCCGGCCGGTCGCTGTGAGCCATTCGACGGCAGCCGCCCACTCCTCCTCCGTCAGTCCGACCTCGCGGGCGTACGCGTGGAGGTGCCGCACCAACGCTGTCATCAGCTCGGCGAGCCGGGGAGAGTGCGCCGTGGCCCACCGCTTCACCGCCAGGTCGCTGAGGTTGTCCTCCGTCACGAAGGCCATGGAATCCTCCTCGATTCGTTCCGGCCCGACCGCTGTGCGGACATCAGTCCGTACAGCGGTCACACTGGCGCATGGTTGACTCGTAAATCAAGCCCTTGGATGGCTGCATTGAAGCCAGGCTCGGGTTGGGGTCGATCGGACTGCTGTCTGCATCTCGGATATGCGTGGCCCGTGACCGGCCGGTGACGGGCCCAGGGGCCGCGAGGGGCCGCGAGGGACCGCGAGAGATCGCGAGAATCCGGAGAGGTCAGAACATCGTGTTGTCGTTGGCGGAGGTGGCCGGGACGTCCTGTACGGCGTCCCAGTGCTCGATGATCTTGAGCTCGCCATTCTTCTGCTTCTTGACCCGGAAGATGTCCACGACCGACTGTCCCCGGTCCTCGGGACTGAGGCGGTAGTGCGCGTGGATGGCGACGTAGTCCTTGTCGGCGATGACGCGCTTGCGCTCCACGATCAGGTTCGGGAACTGGCGGAAGAAATTGGTGAACTGCTCACGCAGGCCGGCCGAGCCGCTGGGGATGGTCGGGTTGTGCTGGTAGTACTCCGGCGCGAGGTACCTGACGGCGTCGGGGTTCTTGTCGACGAGGAGGGTGTCGAAGTAACCGGTGGCGATCTTCTCGCTGAGCGCTGTGCTCCAGCGCGGGCCGCTGGGCTGGTTCGTGTGCGGGTTGCTGACCGTGCCGAACATGTCGTTGCCGTTGACGCTGGTCGCCGGCACGTCCTGGACCGTGTCCCAGTGCTCGGCGATCATGCCGCTCCTGGGGTCGAATCGGAAGATGTCGACCACGGCCGTGCCACGGGTGCCGGGCTCGTAGACGGGGTTGGAGTGCACCAGGACCAGGTTGCCCTGGGCGAGGACCCGCTTCACGTTGTACTGGTGGTCCGGGAAGCGCGCGGTCCAGTCGCGGATGAAGTTCTTGATCGCTTCCCGGCCGTTGGGCGCGGCGGGGTTGTGCTGGATGTAGTCCTCGCGGATGTACCGGTCGGCGACCTCGAGGTTGCCCTCCTCGAAGAGCTGGGTGAGGACGTGGACGGCGACGCGCTTGTTGCGCTGCTGCGTGGCGGGGCTCGTGTACGGGGCGTCGAGGCCGAGGCCCGGGCCGCTGTGGGACGGCGCGGAGGCGGAGACAGTGGCCGTGGCGGCAGGTGCGAAGCCGGCCACAGCTCCTACGGTCGCCGCAGCCAGGAGGGTGGCTACGGCCTTGCGGGGCAGCCGGCTGGTGCTGTTCGACATGGGGGTTCTCCAATGCTGTGCGGACGGCGGTGAACGCGTCGGCGGGTGTTTGGTGGGAGGTCGGGAGTAAAGAGCAAAGGCGCCCGTGTGGGCTCAGGCGCGGTCGAAGGCGAGGAGGAACTCGATGTTTCCCTCGTCCTCCACCGCGATCCCGCCGAAGTTGGGTGCCTCGATGCCGTAGTCGGCGAAGGTGACCGGAATGGAACCGTTGACCCGGAAGCCGTCGGCGGTGCGCTGGGCGTCGAGCTCGAAGGAGACCGAGTTGGTCTCACCGTGGACGGTCAGCTCACCTGAGGCTTTGGCGCTGATCTGCTCGCCCACCGCCGGAGCAGAACCGAAGTCGACGGGCTCGGTGAGCTCGAAGGTGGCCTCCGGGTAGCGCTCGGTGTTCATGACCCGGCCGCGGAACTGGCCGTCGCGCTGGTCGGAGTCGCTCTTCACCGAAGCAAGGTCGGAGGTGAAGGATCCGCTGACCGCCCGGTTGCCTTCGATCTCCAGCTCTCCGGTGACCTTTTCGGCACGGCCCAGCGCCGTGACGTTCTGGCCGAAGAGGACTTCGTCGACCCGGTAACCGGCCTGCGAACCGCTGCCCACCCGCCAGGCACCCTCGACATCTCCGGAACCCGAGGAACTGGCGGAGGAGTCCGAGCCTGGCTGGTCGTCGAGCGAGAGGGCCGCTGGTGGCTTCTCCTGGACGTAGTTGATGTAGATGTAGGGGCCCGCCGTGCAAAGCACGGCGACGGTGGCCACACCGGCGATGAGCCAGCGCTTCCAGTGCCTGCGGATGCTGCCTGCCATGGTGTCCCCCATATGTTTCGTGATTCAACTGAAGTTTCAAGTATTGGATCGCGGGTCGCCCTGGG of the Streptomyces aurantiacus genome contains:
- a CDS encoding PQQ-dependent sugar dehydrogenase — protein: MSPRRWPGPVLLALLLTALTALPATAAPDHAAGPPTSTHTPAHRTGAREAAPAAPLPSLSATTTQVASGLRRPTALVAPDDGSGRLFITEKSGTVRVYHPDTGLERTPLLDITASVDESGNERGLLGIALAPDFADSQEVYLAYTAPPAGAVTLARYRLDDKRLEVLLAQEHAEFSNHNGGQLAFGPDGNLYWSIGDGGGSADPLRAGQRLDTLLGKILRIDVSRACGPLLYCVPDDNPFVDTPGARAEIWLYGLRNPWRFSFDSADGSLWIGDVGQGRWEEVDHLAPGRGGANLGWSCYEGLERFAGGTCPPGEEYTEPVFTYSPYTGGCSVIGGHVYRGREYAGLVGGTYIATDYCSSTVWALRPDGTGGYEQAEIGEMPTQVTSIGTTAEGEFYVVNDLPGGLHRVSFAREEPTCRVERTVRAWGTGTTVDLTLTNTGGAPVNGWTLEFPLALGQTVVSDWNTDLVQGSNTIAAADAGHNATIAAGASVTLGYLAEHTGDASPPPRFTLNGDACAVGR
- a CDS encoding lytic polysaccharide monooxygenase auxiliary activity family 9 protein; the protein is MDCHAHAPRMRSRLTLVLTAFVAALLSVIPWSGTAVAHGSVIDPASRNYGCWLRWGSDFQNPAMAQQDPMCWQAWQADPNGMWNWNGLYRNGSGGNFQAAVPNGQLCSGGRTEGGRYNALDAVGPWKTTDINANFSVNLYDQASHGADYFLVYVTRQGFDPTTQPLTWNDLQLVARTGRYAPSQNYSIPVSTSGYSGRHVVYTIWQASHMDQTYFLCSDVNFR
- a CDS encoding LLM class F420-dependent oxidoreductase; translation: MKLGIAMFPADFAVRPDELARAVEDRGFESLFLPEHTHMPATERTRAEVGELPAHFSHTHDLFVALTYAAAATRSLLVGTGICLVPQRDPIVTAKAVASLDALSGGRVLFGVGAGWISEEIAQHGTDPGRRWSVTAERVKAMRWIWGHDVAEFHGEHVRFGPLWSWPKPHRPSGPPVLVGGSLPFVASRVLDFGDEWMPHAGMPVAELAARIAKLRAAGRADGRADDVPVTVFGAEPEPAHLAELRDIGVNRAVRYAPPADPEAVHRFLDQVAPLTAAFSNWPNTTRQST
- a CDS encoding tetratricopeptide repeat protein, which gives rise to MTGTPVAEAKALYEAGRYAEAEAESRAVARSRPRDDEYAAVALNIAALATGAQGRHAEALATYDEALPAFSRIFGADHWLTLKLRSDRAQQMTSLGQHAECEAECAAVAEAAGRGTGPEMSLLAAAARNGLVFALNAQGRHQEAEALAREALAARRVRDRASLVLRLGLARSLNGQARHEEALIEAQGADKLYRALPDYQRHPDTGAVELAFATALLGLRRAPDARRQAAAAHDACLASFGPDHRRTVEARTLLEHIDGTRP
- a CDS encoding helix-turn-helix domain-containing protein, giving the protein MRIDLAARLLRDTDNPVGDIAQAVGYRSEFAFSRAFSREQGIAPGHDRRTASVPS
- a CDS encoding citryl-CoA lyase translates to MPEYPTALGASSLDKITLLGQDLAADVMGEVGFGELAFWLAAQRRPTPGETRVFEAVLAALADHGFTPTAITTRLTYLSAPDSVQGALAAGLLGGGSRFLGVTEDCGRFLHDALSTARGGPPTDEAGWDELALASVRSARAEGRVIPGLGHHVHKKGDPRTPRLFHIAAEEELVGPHLSLFAAIGRIHPHVLGKTLPLNGAGVCGAALADLGLPLELLRAFALLARTAGLIGQLAEEIRNPVANDIFLSVDLNNRAVPPHPADRGEASASG